Genomic window (Calditrichota bacterium):
CCGTCTGACGCTCATACTCTGGGCGCTCACCTCAGGGCTTATCCTTTACCTTGCCCGAGTCTGATTAGATTAGTGGTGCAGGGTGTCCACACCCGGCACCACCGTCGGGTGAGACACCCGACGGCAAAAAAATCCTCTACCTTGCCCGAGTCTGATTCTTCTCCCGCAATCGGTCGAGTACCGTTTGGAAGTCATCGGGCAGCGGCGACTCAAAACGGAGTCGTTCGCCAGTAACCGGATGCTCAAAACCGAGCAGTCGGGCGTGAAGGAGTTGCCGGCGGGCGATTTCGAGGTAGTCTGCAGCCTCGCTCCGCGCGGCGGTCGAGAGCCGTCCCATCTGGCGGTTGCGACCGCAATAATCCGGATCGCCGAAGACCGGGTGTCCGACATCCGAGAGATGAACCCGGATTTGATGCGTCCGGCCGGTTTCGAGGCGCAGCGCAAGCAAGGTCAGAAACGGAAAGCGCTCGATCTGCGTCCAATGGGTGCGGGCCTCTTTGGCTGAATCCTTCACCCGACCCGATGCGTCGGGCTTCGCTACGGCATATTTGAGGCGGTCGGTCGGATCGCGTCCGATGGGTCGGTCGATGGTGCCCTTTGAGTGGCTGAAAGGCCACCAGGCAAGAGCCCAATACTCCCGTTCCACAGTGTGCTCCCGGAACTGTTTCGCAAGTCTCGACATCGCCGGTTCGCGCTTGCAAACGACCAGCAGCCCGGAGGTTTCCTTGTCGATACGGTGGACGATGCCGGGCCGGTCAGGGTCGTCGTCGGCAGCCGGCTCGACTTCGCCATAATGCGCGAGCAGCGCGTTGACAAGCGTCCCGCTCCGATTGCCTTTGGCCGGGTGGACGATCATCCCGGCCGGCTTGTCTATCACCACCAGGTAGTCATCTTCATAGACCACTTGAAGCGGAATCGGCTCGGGCGTCAGTTCCAGCGGCGGCCGGGCCAGGAAGGCGAGGTCGATTCGTTCGCCGGGTTTGACCTTGTGCGACGGTTTGGAGGGACGGCCGTCGATCGTTACCCGGCCTTCGGCGATGGCGAGTTCAACCTGCGAACGGGTGATCTCACGAACCTGCCGGGCGAGAAAGACATCGAGCCGTTCCGGCTCCTTGCCGGACGGAATCACAATGGCGACCTTGCGCAGTACCCGGCCTTCTGTTTCCTCGGCTGGCAATGGACGTGATGACTCCTCGTGAAGCATGCCTAAATATAAGCGCTCGAATGCTCAATTGCTCAAGCGCTGAAGAGTCGTCAGCAGAATGGAACTTTGACCTGCTCCGCTCGTTTGATTGAACAAGAGTGGGCTTAATCATCATCATAAACATCTTCACTATTCGATGGCATTGAATTACGAAGCGATCGAAGCGCTCACCCGCGAAGTCGAGCGCGAAGGGCGGTTTGCCAAAATCCTTGAAGCGGAGATTGGCAAGGCTATCGTCGGCCAGAAGCGCATGGTTGACCGCCTCTTGATAGGACTCCTCGCCGACGGGCATATCCTGCTGGAGGGCGTTCCCGGATTGGCAAAGACGACGGCCGTCAAAGCCGTGGCGCGAGCCATTGCAGTGGACTTTCACCGGATCCAGTTCACCCCCGATCTGCTTCCGGCGGACTTGATCGGAACGTTGATCTACAACCAGCGCGACGGGCTCTTTCAAGTGCGCAAGGGGCCGATCTTCGCCAATTTCGTGCTGGCTGACGAGATCAACCGGGCGCCGGCAAAGGTCCAGTCCGCACTCCTCGAGGCGATGCAGGAGCGGCAG
Coding sequences:
- a CDS encoding RluA family pseudouridine synthase — translated: MLHEESSRPLPAEETEGRVLRKVAIVIPSGKEPERLDVFLARQVREITRSQVELAIAEGRVTIDGRPSKPSHKVKPGERIDLAFLARPPLELTPEPIPLQVVYEDDYLVVIDKPAGMIVHPAKGNRSGTLVNALLAHYGEVEPAADDDPDRPGIVHRIDKETSGLLVVCKREPAMSRLAKQFREHTVEREYWALAWWPFSHSKGTIDRPIGRDPTDRLKYAVAKPDASGRVKDSAKEARTHWTQIERFPFLTLLALRLETGRTHQIRVHLSDVGHPVFGDPDYCGRNRQMGRLSTAARSEAADYLEIARRQLLHARLLGFEHPVTGERLRFESPLPDDFQTVLDRLREKNQTRAR